The following nucleotide sequence is from Cytobacillus luteolus.
AGCTGATAAAGCATGGGAGGTTTTAGAGCATAAATTCAACTCAGGTGAAATTTTTGACACTGAGGTTAAGGATGTTGTTAAAGGTGGCTTGGTTGTGGACCTTGGTGTAAGAGGATTTATTCCCGCATCTCTAGTTGAGGCACACTTTGTTGAGGATTTCTCAGACTATAAAGGGAAATCACTTTCAGTTAAGATTGTTGAACTAGATCGTGAGAAAAATCGAGTAATTCTATCCCACAGAGCCGTTGTTGAAAAGAACCAAGCAACAAAGAAACAAGAGCTTTTTGATGCAATAAAAGCTGGATCAGTCATCGAAGGTACCGTTCAGCGTTTAACCGATTTTGGAGCGTTTGTAGATATTGGAGGAATTGATGGATTAGTTCACATTTCTCAACTTTCTCATAATCACATCGACAAGCCTTCTGACGTTGTGCAGGAGGGCGAAAAGGTTAAGGTGAAAGTATTATCAATTGATCGTGACAATGAAAGAATCTCATTGTCTATTAAAGAGACATTACCTGGACCATGGGAAAACATTTCTGAGAAGATTGCGCGTGGAGATGTTGTCGAAGGGGTTGTAAGACGCCTAGTTCAATTTGGAGCATTTGTTGAGGTTTTACCTGGTGTCGAAGGCCTTGTTCATATCTCTCAAATCTCTCATAAACACATCGGAACTCCAGGAGAGGTTTTAAAAGTAGGGCAGAAAGTAAATGTAAAAGTCCTTGAAGTAAATGACGGTGACCAACGTCGTATCTCTCTAAGTATTAAAGAACTTGAAGAAGACACATCTAATGCAGATTATGCTCAATACCAACAACAGCAGGAAGAGCCATCAGGCTTTCAACTTGGTGAGATGATTGGTGATAAGTTAAATAAATTAAATGACTTAAAATAATGGTGATAAATTGTGAGCAGAGCAAAGCGCAAACTAGAACACATACAACATGCAATATCAACAGGACAGGATAAGACTCATGGTTTAGATGATATAACCTTTGTTCACCAAAGCTTACCAAATACCTCTGTAAACGAAATTGATTTACAGACTAGTATAGGCGAACTTTCTATAAGTTCGCCTATTTTTATCAACGCTATGACTGGCGGCGGTGGCGAACAAACAAGAAAAGTAAATAGGTTGCTAAGTGAAGTGGCCAAGGAATGTGGTCTAGGAATGGCAGTTGGATCACAAATGTCTGCCATTAAGGATCCTGGTGAAAGATATACTTATGAGGTTGTAAGAGAAGTGAATCCCACAGGGGTACTATTTGCAAATCTTGGAAGTGAAGCAACAGTTGATAATGCGTTATCTGCAATCGATATGATTGAGGCAAATGGAATTCAGATTCACTTGAACGTCATTCAAGAACTTGCGATGCCGGAAGGGGAAAGAAACTTTTCAGGAGCCTTAAGCAGGATTGAAAAAATAGTGAACTCAGTTCAAGTACCGGTGATTGTTAAAGAAGTTGGGTTTGGGTTAAGTACAGAAACAGCTTATCAGTTGAGAAATATAGGTGTCTCCATTTTGGATATAGGTGGTTTTGGAGGCACAAATTTTGCGCGTATTGAAAATAACAGAAGCAACCGCAGACTGGACTTTTTTGATGAATGGGGCATCACGACGGCTGCATCAATCGCCGAGGTGTCAAATCTGACAAGACCTATCCCCATTATTAGTTCTGGTGGTCTTCAGGATGCATTAGATATTGCAAAATCCATTGCTTTAGGAGCCTCTGCAGCAGCGTTTGCAGGAGTTTTCTTGAAAATACTTCTACAAGAAGGACAAGAAAAACTAGTAGAGCATATCGATCAAATGAAAGCAGATTTGAAATATATCATGACCGCTTTAGGCACTAGATCAATAAATGAACTACAGAAATCTCCTGTTATTATTAAAGGGGAAACCTTTCATTGGCTTAATCAAAGAGGAATTGATACAGCAAAATATAGTCATAGACGATAAAACGCCCTTAATTGGGCGTTTTTTTTCAATCATAAAATTGTTATTGTTCGTTGCGCTCTCTAGACTCTTCTGGGCTTTCTAGCCTTGTAGAGCCAGGATAATCAATGGATTGGTCGCGATCAGACTCGACTCTCTTACTTTCTTTTAACTTTTTCTGTTGACGGTCTTTACCCACTTCATCCACACTCCTTTCTTATTCCCGTAGTATTAGAAGTCTTACTCTTTTTTATACAACTTTTAGGGTTAATATCATTCCAAACGAGTCATAATGAAGAGTGGAGGAGGGTGGAAATGGAAGGTACCTTTTTTTATTGGATTTCTTGGTTTTTTTGGATTATTACAACTTTTTTTATGAATAAAAGTAAAGAAAGATTACTATATACAGTTATCATTCTACTTTTAATTATCTTCTCCAACAAAGTGATCGTTGTCGCGGATATATTTAAAATTAATGCCTCACTAGGAATTACTCTACTAAGCTGTTATGTCATTCTCGCACTGTTTTTAGAAAAAATTAATTTTAAAAAAGTTGCATATTTACTTGTTTGTACGCTAACGATAACTACTGCCTATGTTAGTTTCCATTTATTTGAACTGTTTGATCCAATTTGGGTCGTGTTTAATCGCACCATTATGCTCGTTTTTTGTTTAGTGTATCTCACTATCTTATTGGTGAAAGAACGGAAACAAAGAATACTTTGTTTAATGATTGGGGCGTGTCAGGGCGAATTGCTTTATGCATTTATTTTGAAAAATTTCCCTTTTGATTATGAGATAGGTGCCCTATCCTTTTTTGATGTAATGGCAATAAGTGTGTTTACTTTATTTATTTGGAGTGCTCTGGAACATTCAGTAAATTACTTTGATACATACTTTGAAAAAACAACAAAGGAGAAACACGGATAATATGAATGAATACACATATCCAATTTTGTTAGGTGTGTTTTTTGGAGTTATAACAAGGGTTTATATGCTAAAAACAGATTATAGACAATACCCAACATATCTACATGGAAAAATTATTCATGTTGCACTTGGCTTTATTGCAGCAGGCTTAGGAACAGTAGCCGTTCCAGCCATTATGGAACAAGAGTTTACCGCGATTACTTTTTTAACCATTGCGGCCTCCCAATTTAGAGATGTCCGCAATATGGAACGAAATACGCTCACGGAACTAGATCAATATGAACTAGTTAGTCGGGGTAAAACGTATATTGAAGGAATTGCAATTGCGTTTGAAAGTAGAAATTATTTAGTTATACTATCCTCGTTTTTTAC
It contains:
- the rpsA gene encoding 30S ribosomal protein S1; translated protein: MVEDMNQVEVRDLEVGEVITGKVSKVEEKQVLVDVSGSKLDGIIPISELSSLHVEKASDVVSEGEELELKVIKVEEDALILSKRAAQADKAWEVLEHKFNSGEIFDTEVKDVVKGGLVVDLGVRGFIPASLVEAHFVEDFSDYKGKSLSVKIVELDREKNRVILSHRAVVEKNQATKKQELFDAIKAGSVIEGTVQRLTDFGAFVDIGGIDGLVHISQLSHNHIDKPSDVVQEGEKVKVKVLSIDRDNERISLSIKETLPGPWENISEKIARGDVVEGVVRRLVQFGAFVEVLPGVEGLVHISQISHKHIGTPGEVLKVGQKVNVKVLEVNDGDQRRISLSIKELEEDTSNADYAQYQQQQEEPSGFQLGEMIGDKLNKLNDLK
- the fni gene encoding type 2 isopentenyl-diphosphate Delta-isomerase, which codes for MSRAKRKLEHIQHAISTGQDKTHGLDDITFVHQSLPNTSVNEIDLQTSIGELSISSPIFINAMTGGGGEQTRKVNRLLSEVAKECGLGMAVGSQMSAIKDPGERYTYEVVREVNPTGVLFANLGSEATVDNALSAIDMIEANGIQIHLNVIQELAMPEGERNFSGALSRIEKIVNSVQVPVIVKEVGFGLSTETAYQLRNIGVSILDIGGFGGTNFARIENNRSNRRLDFFDEWGITTAASIAEVSNLTRPIPIISSGGLQDALDIAKSIALGASAAAFAGVFLKILLQEGQEKLVEHIDQMKADLKYIMTALGTRSINELQKSPVIIKGETFHWLNQRGIDTAKYSHRR
- a CDS encoding YpzI family protein — its product is MGKDRQQKKLKESKRVESDRDQSIDYPGSTRLESPEESRERNEQ